A portion of the Gemmatimonadota bacterium genome contains these proteins:
- the fabD gene encoding ACP S-malonyltransferase, which translates to MFPGQASQYVGMGRDLHDRYPQVRELYRQAREITGADIAGISFKGPAETLKQTNYTQLAILVHSAAVASLLSEQGIRPDYVAGHSVGEYSALVAAGSLAFEESVRLVRLRGTLMHEAGQRQPGTMAAVIGLSPQEVDDVCRSASREGEPVQPANYNSPLQTVIAGAVPAVERAMEAARDAGARRVVPLEVSGAFHSELMEHARQGLAEAIGKAVITRADTPLVANVTARAVTEPEDIRRLLIEQLTRPVRWVESMQTLAGHGVDTVVEAGPGSVLTGLMKRMHRGVGILNADKLEDVSAVVETLGQPVVE; encoded by the coding sequence TTGTTTCCAGGGCAGGCTTCCCAGTACGTGGGCATGGGCCGGGACCTGCACGACCGGTATCCGCAGGTACGGGAACTGTACCGGCAGGCCCGTGAGATCACCGGTGCCGATATCGCCGGGATCTCCTTTAAAGGCCCCGCCGAGACCCTGAAGCAAACGAATTACACGCAGTTGGCCATCCTGGTGCACAGCGCGGCGGTGGCATCCCTGCTGAGCGAACAGGGGATCCGTCCGGATTATGTCGCCGGCCACAGCGTGGGGGAATACTCGGCGCTGGTCGCGGCGGGCTCACTTGCGTTCGAGGAATCGGTGCGCTTGGTCCGCCTGCGCGGCACCCTGATGCACGAGGCCGGACAAAGACAGCCAGGCACCATGGCGGCCGTGATCGGCCTTTCGCCGCAGGAAGTCGACGACGTCTGCCGGTCGGCGAGCAGGGAGGGCGAGCCCGTCCAGCCGGCCAACTACAACTCCCCGCTGCAGACGGTCATCGCCGGGGCCGTGCCGGCCGTAGAACGGGCCATGGAAGCCGCTCGGGATGCGGGGGCCAGGAGGGTTGTGCCCCTCGAGGTAAGCGGGGCGTTCCACTCCGAACTCATGGAGCATGCCCGGCAGGGCCTGGCGGAGGCGATCGGAAAAGCCGTCATCACCCGCGCCGACACGCCGCTGGTGGCCAATGTAACCGCCCGGGCCGTGACGGAACCGGAAGATATCCGCCGCCTGTTGATCGAGCAGTTGACCCGGCCGGTACGCTGGGTGGAATCCATGCAGACCCTGGCCGGCCACGGGGTGGACACCGTAGTGGAGGCGGGACCGGGCAGCGTACTCACGGGACTCATGAAAAGGATGCACCGCGGCGTCGGCATCTTGAATGCGGATAAGCTCGAGGACGTGTCTGCCGTAGTCGAAACCCTCGGCCAGCCCGTGGTGGAATAG
- the sucD gene encoding succinate--CoA ligase subunit alpha translates to MSILVNENTRVVVQGITGRDGSFHTRQMAAYGTNVVAGVTPGKGGQDLDGIPVYDTLAEAASATGANTSIIYVRPAFAADAIHEAIDAELDLVICITEGIPTLDMARVYAVLQHSGVRLLGPNCPGAITPGVTKVGIMPGHIHQPGHVGVVSRSGTLTYEIVHQLTSAGIGQSTCLGIGGDPIIGTGFIDALEAFEADPDTHAVVMIGEIGGSDEERAAEFVRENMTKPVVGFIAGRTAPPGKRMGHAGAIISGGTGGAEEKVSALNDAGIPVADRSADVVDLIRSALA, encoded by the coding sequence ATGAGCATCCTGGTAAACGAAAACACCCGTGTCGTCGTGCAGGGGATTACCGGCAGGGACGGCTCCTTTCACACGCGCCAGATGGCGGCCTATGGAACGAATGTCGTCGCCGGAGTCACGCCCGGTAAAGGCGGCCAGGACCTGGACGGCATCCCGGTTTACGATACGCTGGCGGAAGCAGCTTCGGCCACGGGTGCCAATACGTCGATCATCTACGTCCGCCCCGCCTTCGCGGCCGATGCGATTCACGAGGCGATCGACGCCGAATTGGACCTGGTGATCTGCATTACGGAAGGCATCCCCACGCTGGACATGGCCCGGGTCTACGCCGTCCTGCAGCATTCTGGCGTACGCCTTCTGGGACCGAACTGTCCCGGCGCCATCACGCCGGGCGTCACCAAGGTCGGTATCATGCCCGGCCACATACACCAGCCCGGTCACGTGGGCGTGGTTTCCCGCAGCGGCACGTTGACCTACGAGATCGTCCACCAGTTGACGAGCGCGGGCATCGGCCAGTCCACCTGCCTGGGCATCGGCGGTGATCCGATCATCGGGACGGGCTTCATCGACGCCCTCGAGGCCTTCGAGGCGGACCCGGATACCCACGCGGTAGTCATGATCGGCGAGATCGGAGGCTCCGACGAGGAAAGGGCCGCGGAATTCGTCCGGGAAAACATGACAAAACCCGTAGTCGGATTCATCGCGGGGCGCACGGCGCCGCCCGGCAAACGCATGGGACACGCCGGCGCGATCATATCGGGCGGAACGGGCGGAGCCGAGGAAAAAGTGAGCGCGTTGAACGACGCCGGTATTCCAGTGGCCGACCGATCGGCCGACGTAGTCGATTTGATCCGATCCGCACTCGCCTGA
- a CDS encoding RNA polymerase sigma factor RpoD/SigA — protein sequence MARTAQSKVNVSRVGSRNPGDDRSLDTYLKEIRSIPVLNLEEEMALARDARNGVNGAINQLIQANLRFVVVVARQYQNQGLPLADLINEGNIGLIKAAQRYDEHKGFKFISYAVWWVRQAIMQALAEQSRIFRLPLNRAEELRRINKVVRGLKQELGREPTTHEIAGRLSLDHKEVVDIMRTFSPHLSLDAPFSPGEEGRLLDVIEDTTIESPETPVMEKSLKEEVVWALNTLTDREAAVIRSYFGINKDKPMTLDEIGKQFGLTRERVRQIKERAIRRLRHTSRSVRLHAYMS from the coding sequence ATGGCCAGGACCGCCCAGTCGAAAGTCAACGTTTCCCGGGTTGGATCGAGGAATCCGGGGGATGACCGGTCACTTGATACCTACCTGAAGGAAATAAGGTCCATACCGGTCCTGAACCTGGAAGAGGAAATGGCCCTGGCGCGCGACGCGCGCAACGGGGTGAACGGCGCCATTAACCAGCTTATCCAGGCCAATCTTCGTTTTGTCGTGGTGGTGGCGAGGCAATACCAGAACCAGGGCCTGCCCCTTGCCGACCTCATCAACGAGGGCAATATAGGCTTGATCAAGGCTGCGCAGCGGTACGATGAACACAAGGGATTCAAGTTCATATCCTACGCGGTCTGGTGGGTGCGGCAGGCGATCATGCAGGCGCTCGCCGAGCAGTCGCGGATCTTCCGCCTTCCGTTAAACCGGGCGGAGGAGTTGCGGCGTATCAACAAGGTCGTACGGGGCCTCAAGCAGGAACTGGGCCGGGAGCCCACGACCCATGAGATCGCCGGCCGGTTGTCGCTGGATCACAAGGAAGTGGTCGACATCATGCGGACTTTCAGTCCCCACCTGTCCCTCGACGCGCCTTTCTCACCCGGCGAGGAGGGACGCCTGCTCGACGTGATCGAAGATACGACCATCGAGTCGCCGGAAACGCCGGTCATGGAGAAATCGCTCAAGGAGGAAGTGGTCTGGGCGCTGAACACCCTCACGGACCGCGAAGCCGCCGTGATTCGATCCTATTTCGGGATCAACAAGGACAAGCCGATGACCCTGGACGAAATCGGCAAGCAGTTCGGGTTGACCCGGGAGCGGGTGCGCCAAATCAAGGAACGGGCGATTCGCCGGTTGCGGCATACCTCCCGCAGCGTCCGATTGCACGCGTACATGAGTTGA
- a CDS encoding peptide ABC transporter substrate-binding protein, protein MPSPVIPVRSLLLVLLLITGCGDDESAPVQRSEGPVDNSLGKQLPPDAAPLHEQIMMYFIEEPKTLDVSMDNYGVKGADPYLFERLTMFDADDVLIPGAADNWEPSEDGRTWTFHLREGARWSDGRAVTAHDFEYTFKRFLDPNEGNVFAFLFYNIKNARDFNHGKISDPDSVGVRAIDDLTLEIEAEAPCPFLPHIMAYNSAAPVPPWQVRKHGRRWTEPGNMVSNYSYKLDEWITDRYISYELNPYYNGPYPGYLEKIKLKFIIAGTHPGITPYENNEVDRQGVFAQFLGEIENSPELTRELTSNAHFQTWYLFFRTAVPPFDDVRVRRAVSHAIDRETICRVILQGHGTPAYTMLPPNFPGYTGDLLKDVQRYDPPEARRLLEEAGYPDGKGLPSIEFWLRQADPTQMGIAQAIQGMLLETLGMRVEIRNQEIGLYMDNMYQYSIPFGLIPYQYDYPDPDNMLSQVWHSQPVGHGRHDWKNDAFDRLLQAGGTTMDEAKRMEYYAQAERILVEDVGGVFIYHTHVLDLRKPWFKGLEPNSWGQDHFWGNRTTMMDIYIGNAVEKRVF, encoded by the coding sequence ATGCCCTCCCCCGTCATCCCGGTCCGTTCCCTGCTTCTCGTCCTGCTCCTCATAACCGGCTGCGGAGACGACGAAAGCGCCCCGGTACAACGCTCCGAAGGACCGGTCGACAACAGTCTGGGGAAGCAGTTGCCGCCCGACGCGGCACCGCTCCACGAACAGATAATGATGTACTTCATCGAAGAGCCCAAGACGCTGGACGTGAGCATGGACAACTACGGCGTCAAGGGCGCGGATCCCTATCTTTTCGAACGACTTACCATGTTCGACGCCGATGATGTCCTCATTCCAGGGGCCGCCGACAACTGGGAACCGTCCGAGGATGGGCGGACCTGGACCTTTCACCTGCGGGAGGGTGCCCGCTGGAGCGACGGCAGGGCAGTGACCGCCCACGATTTCGAATACACCTTCAAGCGCTTCCTGGATCCGAACGAGGGCAATGTCTTCGCGTTTCTCTTCTACAATATCAAGAACGCGCGGGACTTCAATCACGGCAAGATCAGCGATCCCGACTCGGTGGGCGTGCGCGCCATCGACGACCTGACCCTGGAGATCGAGGCCGAGGCCCCGTGCCCGTTTCTCCCCCACATCATGGCCTACAATTCCGCGGCGCCCGTGCCGCCCTGGCAGGTGCGGAAGCACGGCCGCCGCTGGACCGAGCCGGGCAACATGGTCAGCAACTACAGTTACAAGCTGGACGAATGGATCACGGACCGTTACATCTCCTACGAACTGAACCCCTACTATAACGGGCCGTACCCGGGCTACCTGGAGAAGATCAAGCTGAAGTTCATCATCGCCGGCACCCATCCCGGCATCACGCCCTACGAGAACAACGAGGTCGACCGGCAGGGCGTCTTTGCCCAATTCCTGGGAGAGATCGAGAACAGCCCCGAACTGACCCGGGAATTGACCTCCAATGCCCACTTCCAGACCTGGTACCTCTTCTTCCGTACCGCGGTACCTCCCTTTGACGACGTGCGGGTCCGCCGGGCGGTCAGCCACGCCATCGACCGTGAGACCATCTGCCGGGTCATCCTGCAGGGCCACGGCACGCCCGCCTACACGATGCTGCCGCCCAACTTTCCTGGATACACGGGCGATCTGCTGAAGGATGTCCAGCGTTACGACCCGCCGGAAGCCCGGCGTCTTCTGGAGGAAGCCGGTTACCCGGACGGCAAGGGCCTGCCTTCTATCGAATTCTGGCTGCGTCAGGCGGATCCGACCCAGATGGGCATCGCCCAAGCGATCCAGGGCATGCTGTTGGAGACCCTGGGCATGCGCGTCGAGATCCGGAACCAGGAAATCGGACTCTACATGGACAACATGTACCAGTACTCTATCCCCTTCGGACTGATCCCCTACCAGTACGATTATCCCGACCCCGACAACATGCTGTCCCAGGTCTGGCATTCCCAACCGGTCGGCCACGGCCGGCATGACTGGAAGAACGACGCCTTCGACCGGTTGCTGCAGGCCGGGGGAACGACCATGGACGAGGCGAAACGCATGGAATACTACGCGCAGGCAGAGCGCATCCTCGTCGAGGACGTCGGCGGTGTGTTCATCTATCACACCCATGTGCTGGACCTGCGCAAGCCCTGGTTCAAGGGCCTGGAGCCCAATTCGTGGGGACAGGATCACTTCTGGGGCAACCGGACCACGATGATGGATATCTATATCGGAAACGCCGTCGAGAAACGGGTGTTTTGA
- the xylB gene encoding xylulokinase — MRHLIGIDIGTSGIKTIIVDERGCLVARAFEEIAMHTPRPNWAEQDPEDWWRAASNTVREAMGIAGVPPDSIAGVGLSGQMHSSVLLDGQNEVLRPSILWCDTRTTEQCRWITEKAGEENLVRWVSNPALEGFTAPKLIWVRDHEPQVYDRIRRVLLPKDYIRFRMTGEFAMEVSDAAGTLLFDVCERRWSGPMLDAIGLPSDFMPPTFESTDVCGRVTAEVAGEMGLEAGTPVIGGGADNTCGAVGAGIVRSGRILASLGTSGVVFAHTDDVRVDPEMRVHTFCHSVPDKWYLMGVTLFAGGAFQWLRNTLGEVEASAARMLDTDPYELMTAQAARAPAGSEGLVFLPYLMGERTPHKDANARGAFVGITGRHGRPHMIRSVMEGVTFALRDSIEIMRELGLSVTQVRSTGGGARSGLWRQIQADIYDAEVVTVNAEEGPAFGAAILAAIGTGVYGTVEEATDDLVTVASRTEPDRDATARYEECYGIFKSMYPALKPGFDALGGMARRQG, encoded by the coding sequence ATGAGACATCTTATCGGTATCGATATCGGCACCTCGGGCATCAAGACGATTATCGTCGACGAACGCGGTTGTTTAGTGGCGCGCGCCTTCGAGGAAATCGCAATGCATACGCCCCGACCCAACTGGGCCGAACAGGACCCGGAGGACTGGTGGCGCGCGGCGTCGAACACGGTCCGCGAAGCCATGGGTATCGCCGGCGTCCCGCCCGATTCCATCGCCGGGGTCGGCCTGTCGGGACAGATGCACAGTTCGGTGCTGCTCGACGGGCAGAACGAGGTGCTTCGCCCATCCATCCTGTGGTGCGATACGCGAACCACGGAGCAGTGCCGCTGGATCACGGAAAAGGCGGGCGAAGAAAACCTGGTGCGCTGGGTGTCCAATCCGGCGCTCGAAGGCTTCACTGCGCCCAAGCTGATCTGGGTCCGCGATCATGAGCCCCAGGTATACGACCGCATTAGGCGGGTGCTGCTGCCCAAGGACTATATCCGGTTCCGGATGACGGGCGAATTCGCCATGGAGGTGTCCGACGCCGCGGGCACCCTGTTGTTCGACGTCTGCGAACGCCGTTGGTCCGGCCCCATGCTGGACGCCATCGGCCTGCCGTCGGATTTCATGCCGCCCACCTTCGAATCCACCGACGTATGCGGCCGCGTGACGGCGGAAGTCGCCGGGGAAATGGGACTCGAGGCCGGCACGCCCGTCATCGGCGGCGGGGCCGACAATACCTGCGGCGCCGTGGGCGCCGGTATCGTCCGTTCGGGACGGATTCTGGCGAGCCTCGGCACATCGGGCGTGGTCTTTGCCCACACCGACGATGTCCGCGTCGATCCGGAAATGCGGGTCCACACCTTCTGCCACAGCGTCCCCGACAAGTGGTACCTGATGGGGGTGACCCTCTTTGCGGGGGGCGCCTTCCAGTGGCTGCGCAACACCCTGGGCGAAGTGGAGGCCAGTGCGGCACGGATGCTGGACACCGACCCCTACGAACTGATGACGGCCCAGGCGGCCCGCGCGCCGGCGGGCAGCGAGGGCCTGGTGTTTCTTCCTTATCTCATGGGCGAGCGCACCCCCCACAAGGACGCCAACGCACGGGGCGCCTTTGTCGGCATCACCGGGCGTCACGGACGCCCCCACATGATCCGGTCCGTCATGGAGGGCGTGACTTTCGCCCTGCGGGATTCCATAGAGATCATGCGGGAACTCGGACTGTCCGTCACACAGGTCCGCTCCACGGGCGGCGGCGCGCGGAGCGGACTGTGGCGGCAGATCCAGGCGGACATCTACGACGCGGAAGTGGTCACCGTTAACGCGGAGGAAGGCCCCGCCTTCGGGGCCGCCATCCTGGCCGCCATCGGCACCGGCGTGTACGGCACCGTCGAGGAGGCCACGGACGACCTGGTCACCGTCGCTTCCCGGACGGAACCGGACCGGGATGCGACGGCGCGGTACGAGGAGTGCTACGGGATCTTCAAATCCATGTATCCCGCCCTCAAGCCGGGTTTCGACGCGCTGGGCGGTATGGCGAGAAGACAGGGATAG
- the sucC gene encoding ADP-forming succinate--CoA ligase subunit beta: MNIHEYQAKGIFARHGMAIPREQVARTSEEARRIAEELDARVVVKAQVHVGGRGKAGGVKLASTPDEAAEKASQILGMDIKGLTVRQVLVAEAVEIAHEAYVGIILDRQTRRPVFMVSAAGGVDIEEVARETPEKIHKLAVDPLLGLLPYQARSLAYKLYSDPAVVNQAAGILGRLYDAFIESDASLAEINPLVTTPDGKLWALDGKMNIDDNALFRHDEIAAMLDPESEEPTEAEARDADLSFVKLDGDIGCIVNGAGLAMATMDMVKFYGGMPANFLDIGGSSNPDKVVTAMNIITSDDRVKAVLFNIFGGITRCDDVANGIVTALERIAEGSGGPLTLPIVIRLTGTNEEEGRRILESVGLVAVDTMAEAVQKAVELGEGGR, translated from the coding sequence TTGAATATTCACGAATACCAGGCGAAGGGCATCTTCGCCCGGCACGGGATGGCGATCCCGCGGGAGCAGGTGGCGAGGACGTCGGAAGAAGCCCGGCGCATCGCGGAGGAACTGGACGCGCGGGTGGTGGTCAAGGCACAGGTGCACGTCGGCGGCCGGGGCAAGGCAGGCGGCGTGAAACTGGCTTCGACGCCCGATGAGGCCGCCGAGAAGGCGAGTCAGATCCTGGGCATGGACATCAAGGGCCTGACGGTCCGGCAGGTACTGGTGGCCGAGGCGGTGGAGATCGCCCATGAAGCCTACGTGGGGATCATCCTGGACCGGCAGACCCGGCGGCCGGTGTTCATGGTCAGCGCGGCGGGCGGCGTCGATATCGAGGAAGTTGCCCGGGAGACGCCGGAGAAGATCCACAAGCTGGCCGTCGACCCCCTCCTGGGACTGCTTCCGTACCAGGCCCGGTCCCTGGCCTACAAGCTCTACTCCGATCCCGCGGTGGTGAACCAGGCCGCGGGCATTCTTGGACGGCTCTACGACGCGTTTATCGAAAGCGACGCGTCCCTGGCGGAGATCAATCCTCTCGTGACCACTCCGGACGGTAAACTGTGGGCCCTAGACGGGAAGATGAACATCGACGACAACGCCCTGTTCAGGCACGACGAAATCGCGGCCATGCTCGATCCCGAATCGGAAGAGCCCACCGAGGCCGAGGCGCGGGACGCGGATCTCAGCTTCGTCAAACTCGACGGCGATATCGGTTGCATCGTCAACGGCGCGGGCCTGGCCATGGCGACGATGGACATGGTGAAGTTCTACGGCGGCATGCCCGCGAACTTTCTCGATATCGGCGGCAGCTCGAACCCGGACAAGGTCGTCACCGCCATGAACATCATCACATCCGACGACCGCGTCAAAGCCGTGCTATTCAATATTTTCGGCGGGATCACGCGCTGCGACGACGTGGCCAACGGCATCGTCACCGCCCTCGAGCGCATCGCCGAGGGATCCGGCGGTCCGCTCACGCTGCCCATCGTCATCCGGCTTACCGGGACGAACGAAGAGGAAGGCCGGCGCATACTCGAATCCGTTGGACTCGTCGCCGTCGACACCATGGCGGAGGCTGTTCAGAAGGCTGTTGAACTCGGGGAGGGGGGAAGATGA
- the acpP gene encoding acyl carrier protein, translating to MEDRVKEIIAEQLGVDGDQVTDNASFTDDLGADSLDTVELVMALEEEFDLEIPDEDAEKIVTVGDAIKYLQANIDG from the coding sequence ATGGAAGATCGCGTAAAGGAGATCATCGCCGAGCAGCTTGGCGTGGACGGTGACCAGGTTACCGACAATGCCTCGTTTACAGACGACCTGGGCGCCGACTCGCTCGATACGGTCGAGCTCGTCATGGCCCTCGAGGAAGAATTCGATCTCGAGATTCCCGACGAGGACGCCGAGAAGATCGTCACGGTAGGTGACGCGATCAAGTATCTCCAGGCCAATATAGACGGCTGA
- the rpmF gene encoding 50S ribosomal protein L32: protein MALPKRRQSRARSRKRRTHWVLSMPALVDCDHCGEKKRAHRVCPHCGYYQGREVQEVEAI, encoded by the coding sequence ATGGCCCTGCCCAAGCGACGCCAATCCCGGGCACGGAGTCGTAAGCGCCGGACGCACTGGGTACTTTCGATGCCGGCGCTGGTGGACTGCGACCACTGCGGGGAGAAGAAACGCGCGCACCGCGTCTGCCCCCATTGCGGATACTACCAGGGAAGGGAAGTACAGGAAGTCGAAGCAATTTAG
- the fabG gene encoding 3-oxoacyl-[acyl-carrier-protein] reductase produces the protein MRGLKGKVAVVTGGAQGIGSAVAERFAAEGARVVITSRDGTKAEEAAEALKQKGGDARGLSVRIDDRDSVKDLVDSVVEAYGSIDVLVNNAATVRDTLLMRMKQADWDEVVHVNLGSVFICTQAVIRPMMRQRSGRIINMTSIVGLSGNAGQANYAASKAGIVGFTKSVAKEVGSRGITVNAIAPGYIETAMTASLPEAVRTAFLDATPLSRAGQPDDVAGIAAFLASDDAAFITGQVMRVDGGMGM, from the coding sequence TTGCGTGGCTTGAAGGGCAAAGTTGCCGTCGTAACGGGCGGCGCCCAGGGGATCGGTTCCGCCGTCGCCGAACGATTCGCCGCGGAAGGCGCCCGGGTGGTCATTACGAGCCGCGACGGGACGAAGGCCGAGGAAGCCGCTGAGGCATTGAAGCAAAAAGGGGGCGACGCAAGGGGGCTGTCCGTACGCATCGACGACCGGGACAGCGTGAAAGACCTGGTCGACAGTGTGGTTGAAGCATACGGATCTATCGACGTCCTGGTAAACAACGCGGCTACGGTCCGGGATACGCTCCTGATGCGCATGAAACAGGCTGACTGGGACGAGGTCGTGCACGTCAACCTGGGCAGCGTGTTTATCTGCACCCAGGCCGTCATCCGGCCAATGATGCGACAGCGGAGCGGCAGGATCATCAATATGACCTCGATCGTCGGCCTCTCGGGGAACGCGGGACAGGCCAACTACGCCGCCTCCAAGGCCGGGATTGTCGGCTTCACCAAATCGGTGGCGAAAGAGGTCGGCAGCCGGGGAATCACGGTCAACGCGATCGCCCCGGGGTATATCGAAACCGCCATGACGGCGTCGCTTCCCGAGGCCGTGCGGACCGCGTTCCTGGACGCCACACCGCTTTCCCGGGCCGGACAACCCGACGACGTAGCCGGCATCGCGGCATTCCTGGCGTCCGACGACGCCGCCTTCATAACGGGCCAGGTGATGCGCGTCGACGGCGGCATGGGCATGTGA
- a CDS encoding DUF177 domain-containing protein: MRIAIEHLAEGLHPIHLEDTPAADFLPDEDCRFASPVKVDGTLTVSENSLVLQADIAVAMTFSCGRCLEDVEEHISGEIATYYEKTDRAIPEGEELTEADDVEILDYGAKTIDLSRRIAELVNLNIPMKPLCSEDCRGLCPECGRNLNEGACGCGTRQVDPRWHTLKTLLKEE, translated from the coding sequence ATGCGAATCGCGATTGAGCATTTGGCCGAAGGTTTACATCCCATCCACCTAGAAGACACGCCCGCCGCCGATTTTCTTCCGGACGAGGATTGCCGTTTCGCTTCACCTGTCAAGGTGGACGGCACCCTCACGGTCTCCGAGAATTCGCTGGTGCTGCAGGCTGATATAGCGGTCGCCATGACCTTTTCCTGCGGCAGATGCCTCGAAGACGTGGAGGAACATATCAGCGGCGAAATCGCGACCTACTACGAGAAGACCGACCGCGCCATACCGGAGGGCGAGGAGCTGACCGAAGCCGACGACGTGGAAATCCTGGACTACGGCGCGAAGACGATAGACCTGAGTCGGCGCATCGCGGAACTCGTCAACCTGAATATCCCCATGAAACCCCTGTGCAGCGAAGATTGCAGGGGGCTCTGTCCGGAATGCGGGCGGAACCTCAACGAGGGCGCCTGCGGTTGTGGTACGCGGCAGGTGGACCCGCGCTGGCACACACTGAAAACGTTGTTGAAGGAGGAATAA